One Nycticebus coucang isolate mNycCou1 chromosome 7, mNycCou1.pri, whole genome shotgun sequence genomic window, GGCGCCCTCGGGGCTAGGGGTGGGCGCGGAGGCTGGTCGGTAACCTTGAAAGTTGTTTGTGACTGGTGTGTGTggcagcaggaggagaggggccGGTCTGGGAGGTCTTTGGCCGGCCGGGCGCACAGTAATAACTTTGAAACTCGAGCGCGTTGAAAATCGGAAGTGCTGGGGGCGCGTGTGCGGGCGCCGACCGGCTCCGGGAAGTGGCGGCTAGCGCCTTCGGGCCGCCCTGCTCTTTGTTCGGTGTCGGTCTCCGGGTTTCGCGCCCCGCAGCGGGCCCAAGATCGTTTATCTGAACTAAGCTCTGACAAGGCGGATGGAATGGCCGGCCAGCTAGTCGCGTAGACGATTGTGTCCGCGGAGGTGTGACGGTTCTCTCCGTCCCGGGTGCCCTTCGGGAGGAGTTCGCTGGCAGCGGTCACCCAGCTCAAATATTCACCGGCGCTGCCGGGCTTGGCTGCGACGGCGGCGAGCCCACGCGCCGGAGGAGCAGGAGAGAAAGTGAAGCCGCGGCGTGCCGGGGCGACGATGGGAGGTCCCCGCGGGTGTCTGGGCGCACCGTGTGCGCGATAGCTCGTAGGTCGGCGTGGGCCAACACTGCGGCTGTCCGGTGGCGGGGCCGAGTTGAGTGTGAGCCCGGGTCCCTGTACCGAGTTAACTGCCCCTGGTTCTGAGGTCCTGCGCCGCGCCGCTCCCGCTCTCTGCACGGCGTCGGTCCCGCTGCTCTCGCTGGTTAACGTCTCCGTCCTCGGCGGGAGCGCGGACCTCACAGGCAAACTGGTTTTATTCCCCTTCATTTCTGGCCATGTTCCTCCTTTAGGTCTCTGTGGGGATCAGCGCGTGTCACCTTGGCGTCTCCTTTACCCTTGTGCCCCTGGCGTCACCTCCGGCTCTCTCGGGGGCTACTCCCCTGGAGGACGGAGCTCGAGACCTGGGTCTCTGCAAGGGGCTCTCGGTGGCTCTCTAGACGCAGCCCGCGAACCAGTTTGGTTTGGCGTTTGCgtctgctttccttttctttcagggTGTTTCTCGCGGGTGACGAATAGCGCCGAGAAGCGCGTACCCGACGGTTTTATGCCGCGGAACTGAAACAGCCTTACGCACTGTGGGGACGCCTTCTCCGGGACTTTGCCCGCCAAATGCAGAGATGCAGGCCTATGCGTCTCGCCTGCCAGGGTGGCGGCAGGGGGCGTCCAGAGGCCTGCAGACTGTGCGCAACTCCCACGCTTAGTAAATGAATGCTGCCCCAGGGCCGGGAGTCCCCAGGGCTAGGGGGCTCACCCGGCTCCCCGGGCCACGTGCTCTTTGCGCGCGGTGCGTTCTGAGGCCCGCGCGCAAAGCCCGCCGGGCGGGGGCTGCGCGCCTGCGCATCGCGGTTTCCCCGCCCCCACCCGCTCCCGGGGGCCGCGGCCGCCAGGGGGCAGGAGCGGGCAGTGCCGGGTCCCGCGGTCCAGGTCGGCTGGCGGGAACCGGCCGACAGGTGGCCCAGGGCCATGCACTGGGCACTGGCTGGGTCGCTCCCTGAACCCAGGTCGCTGGGCGCCAGTTTGTTGGCAGGCGACTCTTACGGGCCGGGTTTGCCCTGGAGTCCAAGGCACACTAAGTAGTTTCGTGGGTCGGCAGAGGTTAGGAGGTGCTTGGCCCCTTCTGGGACAGCAGGATATGGGGGATCCGTGCGGTTCGGGTTTCTTGCGTGACCTGCCCTTGCCAAGAGTCTGGGCTCTCGGGCTTCTGGAGCTGAGCTACACTGAGGGCTATGGTGGGCAAGCCGGCCTCCCATTCCCTTCATAGGCTAGTCCACCGTAGAAGTTCTCCTTACCTTAACTTCGGAGCATACCTAGCTTCCAAGGAGGCTTGTGAGGGCGGAGCTCCCTCTGGTTGGAAACGGTCTGTGATGGGCGTGTGCAAATGTTCTGAATGTTCTGTGGCTCGTTCTCCCGGCCTGACAGGTTTGGGGCCGTGATGCCACTTGGTGCTTTCCTAAGAAGGATGGGGGAGGGGTAGCAGGAGCCCCCCCGTGAGAAATGGGAGGGAGTCTAGTCTGGCCACACAAACTACCATACCTCTGCAGTGCCCTTCTACTCCTCCTGCCACACGTGACTCTTAGCTTTGGATGTGCACAGCAGCCCAGCCTTTCTAGTTCTCAGCCCCTTTGCCTGCCTTGGATTGTTCAGAAGACTTACTGTTACCTCTTCCCTTTTGAAGGACttaaaggagaagaaggaagttgTGGACGAGGCAGAGAATGGAAGAGACGCCCCTGCTAATGGGAACGCTGTGAGTGGCTGCCTTGCTCATGATCCCTGGCAGCTCCCATCCCAGGAAGTCTGTCCTGGTGTAATTTTGGGTTTAGTCCAGGGTGGGAAAGGAGGCCAAGCCACCGTGCAGATCCTGTGTCACAGTCCCATTGGATCTTGGGGGACAGGAGTCTCTCAGATGCTCTAGAAGCATTAGCCAGCTTCTGGAGGAAAGAGTAAGGGGAGGGTGTCAGGGGTGTTGCTGTGTCCTTCAGCCCTGGGCCAGCTGATTAACGGCTGATGTGTGTTTTGTCGAGGAGAATGAGGAAAATGGGGAGCAGGAGGCTGACAATGAGgtagatgaagaagaggaagaaggtggggaggaagaggaagaggaggaagaaggtgaTGGTGAGTGGCCTCCCCTgacagggggagggaggggggctcCTTGGGGGAGGAACCGATACCTGGGGGCTAATGGATTTGCACCTGTGGGGTCAGGGCCTTCCTTGTTTGGGGCTAGTGACATGGAGTTGT contains:
- the PTMA gene encoding prothymosin alpha isoform X1, translating into MSDTAVDTSSEITTKDLKEKKEVVDEAENGRDAPANGNAENEENGEQEADNEVDEEEEEGGEEEEEEEEGDGEEEDGDEDEEAEATTGKRAAEDDEDDDVDTKKQKTEEDD
- the PTMA gene encoding prothymosin alpha isoform X2: MSDTAVDTSSEITTKDLKEKKEVVDEAENGRDAPANGNANEENGEQEADNEVDEEEEEGGEEEEEEEEGDGEEEDGDEDEEAEATTGKRAAEDDEDDDVDTKKQKTEEDD